One Ranitomeya imitator isolate aRanImi1 chromosome 4, aRanImi1.pri, whole genome shotgun sequence genomic window, GCATACTTCCATATAATGCCCCTGACACACTGCATACTTCCATATAATGCCCCTGACACACTGCATACTTCCATATAATGCCCCTGACACACTATATACATCCATATAATGCCCGACACACTGTATACATCCATATAATGCCCCTGATACTGTATACATCCATATAATACCCCTGACACTGTATACATCCATATAATACCCGACGCTGTATACATCCATATAATGCCTCTGACACACTCTATACATCCATATAATGCCCCTGACACACTGTATACTTCCATATAATGCCCCTGATACTGTATACATCCATTTAATACCCGACGCTGTATACATCCATATAATGCCTCTGACACACTCTATACATTCATATAATGCCCGACACACTCTATACATCCATATAATGCCCCTGACACACTGTATACTTCCATATAATGCCCCTGACACACTGTATACTTCCATATAATGCCCCTGACACACTGTATACATCCATATAATGCCTGACACTGTATACATCCATATAATGCCCGATACTGTATACATCCATATAATACCCGACGCTGTATACATCCATATAATGCCTTTGACACACTCTATACATCCATATAATGCCCCTGACACACTGTATACATTCATATAATGCCCCTGATACTGTATACATCCATTTAATACCCGACGCTGTATACATCCATATAATGCCCCTGACACACTCTATACATCCATATAATGCCCCTGACACACTCTATACATCCATATAATGCCCTAACACACTCTATACATCCATATAATGCCCTAACACACTCTATACATCCATATAATGCCCGACACACTGTATAGATCCATATAATGCCCCTGACACTCTATACATCCGTATAATGCCCCTGACACTGTATACATCCGTATAATACCCCTGACACTCTATACATCCATATAATACCCCTGACGCTGTATACATCCATATAATACCCCTGACACTCTATACATCCATATAATACCCCTGACACACTGTATACATCCATATAATGCCCCTGACACACTGTATACATCCATATAATACCCCTGACACACTGTATACTTCCATATAATGCCCCTGACACACTGTATGCTTCCATATAATACCTCTGACACTGTATACATCCATATAATGCCCCTGACACACTGTATACTTCCATATAATGCCCCTTACACACTGTATAGATCCATATAATGCCCCTgacactgtatacatacatataataCCCCTGACACTCTATACATCCGTATAATGCCCCTGACACTGTATACATCCGTATAATACCCCTGACACTCTATACATCCATATAATACCCCTGACGCTGTATACATCCATATAATGCCCCTGACACACTGTATActtccatataatgccccatgtacACTCTATACATCCATATAATACCCGACATTCTATACATCCATATAATGCCCCTGATACTGTATACATCCATATAATACCCGACGCTGTATACATCCATATAATGCCTTTGACACACTCTATACATCCATATAATGCCCCTGACACACTGTATACATTCATATAATGCCCCTGATACTGTATACATCCATTTAATACCCGACGCTGTATACATCCATATAATGCCCCTGACACACTCTATACATCCATATAATGCCCTAACACACTCTATACATCCATATAATGCCCGACACACTGTATAGATCCATATAATGCCCGACACTCTATACATCCATATAATGCCCCTGAAACACTGTATACATCCATATAATACCCCTGACACTCTATACATCCATATAATACCCCTGACACACTGTATACAGCCATATAATACCCCTGACACACTGTATACTTCCATATAATGCCCCTGACACACTGTATGCTTCCATATAATACCCCTGACACTGTATACATCCATATAATGCCCCTGACACTGTATACTTCCATATAATGCCCCTTACACACTGTATAGATCCATATAATGCCCCTGACACACTCTATACATCCATATAATGCCCGACACACTGTATAGATCCATATAATGCCCCTGACACTGTATACATCCATataatacccgacactctatacatcCGTATAATGCCCCTGACACTGTATACATCCGTATAATACCCCTGACACACTATACATCCATATAATACCCCATGTACACTCTATACATCCATATAATACCCGACATTCTATACATCCATATAATGCTCCTGACACTCTATACATCCATATAATACCCCTGACACTCTATACATCCATATAGTGCCCCATGTACACTATACTTCCATATAATGCCCCTGACAAACTGTATACATCCATATAATGCCCCTGCCACTCTATACATCCATAGCAAGCCCCTGACACTGTATACATCCATATAATGCCCCTGACACACTGTATACATCCATATAAAACCCCTGACACACTGTATACTTCCATATAATGCCCCTGACACCCTATACATCCATATAATGCCCCTGACACTGTAAACATCCATATAATGCCCCTGACACACTGTATACATCCATATAAAACCCCTGACACACTGTATACTTCCATATAATGCCCCTGACACCCTATACATCCATATAATGCCCCTGACACTGTATACATCCATATAATGCCCCTGACACACTGTATACATCCATATAAAACCCCTGACACACTGTATACATCCATATAATGCCCAACACACTCTATACATCCATATAATGCCCTGACACACTCTATACATCCATATAATGCCCGACACACTGTATAGATCCATATAATGCCCCTGACACTCTATACATCCGTATAATGCCCCTGACACTGTACACATCCGTataatacccgacactctatacatccatataatacccctgacacactgtatatatccatATAATACCCCTGACACACTGTATACATCCATATAATGCCCGACACACTCTATACATCCATATAATGCCCGACACACTCTATACATCCATATAATGCCCTGACACTCTATACATCCATATAATGCCCGACACACTGTATAGATCCATATAATGCCCCTGACACTCTATACATCCGTATAATGCCCCTGACACTGTATATATCCGTATAATACCCCTGACACTCTATACATCCGTATAATACCCCTGACGCTGTATACATCCATATAATACCCCTGACGCTGTATACATCCATATAATGCCCCTTACACACTGTATACTTCCATATAATGCCCCTGACACTGTATACATCCATATAATGCCCCTTACACACTGTATACATCCATATAATACCCCTGACGCTGTATACATCCATATAATGCCCCTTACACACTCTATACATCCATATAATACCCCTGACACACTGTATGCTTCCATATAATACCCCTGACACACTGTATGCTTCCATATAATGCCCCTTACACACTGTATACATCCATATAATGCCCCTGACACACTGTATGCTTCCATATAATGCCCCTTACACACTGTATACATCCATATAATGCCCCTTACACACTGTATACATCCATATAATACCCCTGACACACTGTATGCTTCCATATAATGCCCCTTACACACTGTATACATCCATATAATGCCCCTTACACACTGTATGCTTCCATATAATACCCGACACACTGTATACATCCATATAATGCCCCTTACACACTGTATACATCCATATAATACCCGACACACTGTATGCTTCCATATAATGCCCCTGACACTGTATACTTCCATATAATGCCCGACACACTGTATACTTCCATATAATGCCCCTGACACACTCTATACATCCATATAATACCCCTGACACACTGTATACTTCCATATAATACCCCTGACACACTGTATACTTCCATATAATACCCCTGACACACTCTATACATCCATATAATACCCGACGCTGTATACATCAATATAATACCCCTGACACACTCTATACATCCATATAATGCCCCTGACACACTGTGTACACCCATATAATGCCCCTGGCACCTATAACCCATGCTATAATGAGGCATGCCAGGTCGCCAGAGCAGTCAGTCAGCGCTGTTTATTATGCCTCGTGCTCTGGAGGGGGAGGGGTTACGGGAGTCTGGGACTTCCCCTGTCTTCAGTCAGTTTCTAAACAGCCTGATTTCCCCGAAATGATGCCGCGCTGTGACACCAACAGCGCCCAATAGGGGCGCCCTCTCCTCCCAGGGCGGGTTTACTCAGCAATATACCTGGAGGACGGCAGCGCTGACAATACAGAGCCGCACACAGCCTGCACCAGTACAAGTGCGCCGAGCTCCACTGGTCCCAGTGTTCCCAGTACCTGCTCGGCTCCACGCAGGATTAACCCTCTGCACTCCACAGCTGTGCTGCGCGGAGGACTGGACTCAGGTAATGTACAAACTCCTCTCTATCAGTGTGGAGAACTTTCCCCGTGTACATGTGGATCGCAGCTCTGCAGACATGACACGGCCTGTGTACTAGTGGCAGTGTGGTGCCTGGCGGGGACTTCACAGTCATGCACAGGACGGGCTTCATCGTCACTGATGTTCCATGGCTGTGTGCAGACTGGCTGCGTGCAttgctgatcgctgctgcatggggCTGCGTCTTGCACAGAGGGTCGGCACATTGCAGGGTCTTGTAGCACTCACACAAGGAAGTTCCTGTCAAAAAAACAGTAATGAAGTGGGCGGAGAGCGGTAGTGTGAGCGCGCTGCCACTAGGTGGCGATGGTGCTGCATTGTCCTGTGTGTACTACAGGTCTGTGATCTGCTGCTTGCATACAGAACGTGCAGCCGCCGGGAGCAGGTGTCACCGGCCGGCGTGCTGCTCCCCCGGGGCTTGTGGAGCTGTCACCGGCCGGTGTGCTGCTCAGCTACTCTCCCGGGGCTTGTGGAGGTGACACCGGCCGGTGTGCTGCTCCCCCGGGGCTTGTGGAGGTGTCACCGGCCGGTGTGCTGCTCAGCTACTCTCCCGGGGCTTGTGGAGGTGACACCGGCCGGTGTGCTGCTCAGCTACTCTCCCGGGGCTTGTGGAGGTGACACCGGCCGGTGTGCTGCTCCCCCGGGGCTTGTGGAGGTGACACCGGCCGGTGTGCTGCTCAGCTACTCTCCCGGGGCTTGTGGAGGTGACACCGGCCGGTGTACTGCTCCCCCGGGGCTTGTGGAGGTGTCACCGGCCGGTGTGCTGCTCTGCTACTCCCCCGGGGCTTGTGGAGGTGACACCGGCCGGTGTGCTGCTCTGCTACTCCCCCGGGGCTTGTGGAGGTGTCACCGGCCGGTGTGCTGCTCTGCTACTCCCCCGGGGCTTGTGGAGGTGTCACCGGCCGGTGTGCTGCTCTGCTACTCCCCCGGGGCTTGTGGAGGTGTCACTGGCCGGTGTGCTGCTCAGCTACTCTCCCGGGGCTTGTGGAGGTGACACCGGCCGGTGTGCTGCTCTGCTACTCCCCCGGGGCTTGTGGAGGTGTCACCGGCCGGTGTGCTGCTCAGCTACTCCCCCGGGGCTTGTGGAGGTGTCACCGGCCGGTGTGCTGCTCTGCTACTCCCCCGGGGCTTGTGGAGGTGTCACCGGCCGGTGTACTGCTCCCCCGGGGCTTGTGGAGGTGACACCGGCCGGTGTGCTGCTCTGCTACTCCCCCGGGGCTTGTGGAGGTGTCACCGGCCGGTGTGCTGCTCTGCTACTCCCCCGGGGCTTGTGGAGGTGTCACCGGCCGGTGTACTGCTCCCCCGGGGCTTGTGGAGGTGACACCGGCCGGTGTGCTGCTCTGCTACTCCCCCGGGGCTTGTGGAGGTGTCACCGGCCGGTGTGCTGCTCTGCTACTCCCCCGGGGCTTGTGGAGGTGTCACCGGCCGGTGTACTGCTCCCCCGGGGCTTGTGGAGGTGACACCGGCCGGTGTGCTGCTCTGCTACTCCCCCGGGGCTTGTGGAGGTGTCACCGGCCGGTGTGCTGCTCTGCTACTCCCCCGGGGCTTGTGGAGGTGTCACCGGCCGGTGTGCTGCTCTGCTACTCCCCCGGGGCTTGTGGAGGTGTCACCGGCCGGTGTGCTGCTCTGCTACTCCCCCGGGGCTTGTGGAGGTGTCACCGGCCGGTGTGCTGCTCTGCTACTCCACTGGAGGTGTATACATCATATATTACTTTATATATGGTCACTGTTTGCAGGAGAAATAAATATAGAATTTTTGATTTCCCCCCCctgtaaatatatttatttaaaataTACACTAATTATGTAATAATGTGTAGTGTACAGTGCGTGCATGTAATCCTATTCTTTGATTTGCTCTAGCTGTCGGTGAGTAAATAATCCAGCAGAGATCGGTGCCTGCAGGAAGGCGGTGGGAACTCTCCAGTAATTATTAGGTGCTTTCTGGCTGAACTCTGGAGTTGGCGGCAAACAGTGCAGTCACCAGTGGTTGTCCTGTAAGGGGACAGAAGCTAGGTGGCGCTGCACCCCTGCCTGCCTCCCAGTGTGGCCAGGGCCATAGCTGAGTGGTCTCACGTTGCTCTATATATAGAGGGTAGAGCTCTAGGGTCTCACTACACCGTGTGCTCGGTCACTGACCAGTCCTATTAATGGCATGCACCGGCCGGGTGTGATCGTCTCCGCCATGTTGTAGTCTGCGGGCTacacttatttattattttatgcAGTTGGTGAAAAGTTCCTTTCTGACAGAGAGGATTCTGCTGCATTACTTGGCAGACTTttaggaatttgttttttttttttatccctgcaGAAACAGCACCATTCACATTATGGAAGTTCTGCCACAAATGCACATAAGCGGATAGTGCCAGAGCATGAGTGTACGGCCCCAGCGTGCAGCGTGTGAGTGTACGGCGCTGGACTGGAGGGTGACAGGATGCGGTTTATGCATGTGCAGAGTGTGAGTGTACGGGCTGGCAGGGAGGGTGACAGGAAGCGGTTTATGCATGTGCAGAGTGTGAGTGTACGGGCTGGCAGGGAGGGTGACAGGAAGCGGTTTATGCATGTGCAGAGTGTGAGTGTACGGGCTGGCAGGGAGGGTGACAGGATGCGGTTTATGCATGTGCAGAGTGTGAGTGTACGGGCTGGCAGGGAGGGTGACAGGAAGCGGTTTATGCATGTGCAGAGTGTGAGTGTACGGGCTGGCAGGGAGGGTGACAGGATGCGGTTTATGCATGTGCAGAGTGTGAGTGTACGGGCTGGCAGGGAGGGTGACAGGAAGCGGTTTATGCATGTGCAGAGTGTGAGTGTACGGGCTGGCAGGGAGGGTGACAGGAAGCGGTTTATGCATGTGCAGAGTGTGAGTGTACGGGCTGGCAGGGAGGGTGACAGGATGCGGTTTATGCATGTGCAGAGTGTGAGTGTACGGGCTGGCAGGGAGGGTGACAGGAAGCGGTTTATGCATGTGCAGAGTGTGAGTGTACGGGCTGGCAGGGAGGGTGACAGGATGCGGTTTATGCATGTGCAGAGTGTGAGTGTACGGGCTGGCAGGGAGGGTGACAGGAAGCGGTTTATGCATGTGCAGAGTGTGAGTGTACGGGCTGGCAGGGAGGGTGACAAGATGCGACTTATGCGTGTGCAGAGTGTGAGCGTACTGCCCCGACGTGCAGAGTGTGAGCGTACTGCCCCGGCGTGCAGAGTGTGAGTGTACAGGCTGGCAGGGAGGGTGACAAGATGCGATTTATGCGTGTGCAGAGTGTGAGCGTACTGCCCCGGCGTGCAGAGTGTGAGTGTACGGCGCTGGCAGGGAGGGTGACGGGATACGGTTTATGCATGTGCAGAATCGATATTTGTAGCAACATTGTGTGGAAACCTCTGATTAATTGTTACATGTAGGAACCTTATTGTGGAAGGGAAGCATAACTCTAAGTCTGACATGTTGTGTTTCCACAGGAAGATGCCTGTCACACGCTTGAGGATGAGACCTTGGCTGGAACAACAGATCGCATCTAATAAAATCTCCGGCCTCTCCTGGATAAACGAGGTAGCGTCTGCTGTCCTGCCTGCACTCTCTGTACAGCTCACATGTCTGTCTGTGCTCAGTGATGGTTGCTTTGCTGCTGTGTCACTCTTTGCTCTGTGATCTCTGCAGGCGGAGGGGATTTTCCAGATTCCCTGGAAGCACGCCGCTCGTCACGGCTGGAATATTGACAAAGATGCCTGTCTGTTCCGGAGCTGGGCTATTCATACTGGTATGTTTCCAGGTGTAGCACACATACATGGCGCGTGTAGTATACGGCTGTTACAGGCATATACAATGTCTGTGTCCCTGAGAAGCATCATGAGTTGGCATATGAGAATGTATGGGGGCTTGGATTTAGGACGAATAGGCTCCTGCTGCCTTTCTAAACACTTGGCTTGGAGATTCTGGATTGAAGTCATAAAAACCAATGAGTGCTAATGGACATGACAATAGATCTGGAAACTATGACTGCTGTCAAACTCAAAGGTCAACTAAAGTATTGTTTGTTTTCCAGGAAAGTATAAAGTTGGTGAGAAGGAACCTGATCCAAAGACCTGGAAAGCAAACTTCCGCTGTGCAATGAATTCTCTCCCTGATATTAAAGAAGTGAGGGACAGAAGTGTATATAAAGGGTCCAGCGCGGTCAGAGTCTACAAGATGCTGCCCGCTCAAGTAAAGACGGATAAGAAAGGTGACGCAGCGGCTGCCCCTGGCATGTATTGTTATTGTACATTATATGATGTGCTGACTAAAGTTGTGTCTTCTTTACAGAACGCAAATCTAAATCTGTGAAGGACTCCAAGAGCAGACCAAAGAAAAAGGTACGATCTCCAGCCTGCAGCGAGATCCTCGCCCATCGTGTGCACAATACTTGAGGGTAACACATACTTACTGCGTGTATTTTGCAGGCTGAGAGCTCCTCTGCGGATGAGGTGGAAGAAGCTGTGAAGAGCTGTCAACTCCCAGACGACCACAACAGCTACACGGCAAACTTATATCCGACACAGGAAATCGACATTGCAAACACAGACCTCTTAGGTAGCTGCAGAGTCACTTCACTCTTCATAAAACGTTTTCTTATCTACGGTATAAAAATGCCCGCAAGCCTTTATTAATACAGTCCGAGATCTAGTATAACGCTATACCCCTCCTTAGCGCTGGTGCAGTACACGTAGGGATTATGCAGCATCAGAAAATGGCCTGTGTAAATCGCCTTGTGGTGTTAGATTTATATATTAAAATagtaacaaatttttttttttttttttaaagctgtgtacatttttaattttttttttcccacaaactatatatatataaaaaaaaaaaaattgtgatcttgcaattttcacactgcccACTGAGGATTCTTTTAGACTTATACTTTGTTTTTTTAGGAAGAGTATAAGAGGCaaaattacaatgacaggtaaaacCTCTATATAGAGCTGATTACACAGAATCAACCCTATATTCACTATACATTGTCACAACTGAACCTTACCCCCTCGTTACACAATTACCTTTTTACAGGCTTATTTGATTTTTCAATATAAAAGATGGGGTCATAATCTGTTTACTGAAGCTATGTACATATGTTGTTTCTTGAAACATCAAGAAGTTAAAGTCTAAAAATGCCACAGGGGCCAGTGTGGGGGGAAAAATGcaagatatatatataatttgttaaAGACAATAACTTCAGGATAGGGCTGTTGTACGTGAAtataagctatatatatatatatatatataatcataacACAAACTGATTTGTGTCAATATCCTTTGCAGAAATGAGTGAATGTGAAGTTTCCAGCAGTGTGCTTGAATTGAAAGATCTAATGGATATGCCCATGCCAGACAGCACAAATAATATGTACAATCTACAGGTGTCACCCATCTCCTCTGATGGTAAGTAATATGTTTCTTATTTTCTGTCCTGCTTGTGCCTATAGCTACAGACGGGTAATAATTAGGTGAACCTTGGACATACCCTAATTAATAGCGTTGTACTTGCTTATGGCAGAGTAAGTTTAGGTACAC contains:
- the IRF1 gene encoding interferon regulatory factor 1, with protein sequence MPVTRLRMRPWLEQQIASNKISGLSWINEAEGIFQIPWKHAARHGWNIDKDACLFRSWAIHTGKYKVGEKEPDPKTWKANFRCAMNSLPDIKEVRDRSVYKGSSAVRVYKMLPAQVKTDKKERKSKSVKDSKSRPKKKAESSSADEVEEAVKSCQLPDDHNSYTANLYPTQEIDIANTDLLEMSECEVSSSVLELKDLMDMPMPDSTNNMYNLQVSPISSDVEDDEITTDDLYKLLEPVVWQQTNIDGKGYFTNQSGNPNSYLQDCSHIYDAFKTSDYQLRVTTEMKPTCEFSLHELTSAIMC